From one Prochlorococcus marinus str. MIT 0912 genomic stretch:
- a CDS encoding class IIb bacteriocin, lactobin A/cerein 7B family produces MNNTELTLDQELSLNELEDISGGLCPASMLVGAMFATVVIGWVAAEKAGSPGSFKSSFGGKDKNKKKNKKQEDN; encoded by the coding sequence ATGAACAACACTGAACTCACTCTTGATCAAGAACTAAGTCTTAATGAACTTGAAGATATTTCTGGAGGCTTATGTCCTGCCAGTATGCTCGTAGGTGCAATGTTCGCAACTGTTGTCATTGGCTGGGTTGCTGCTGAGAAAGCCGGCAGTCCTGGAAGTTTTAAGTCTTCATTTGGTGGAAAAGACAAGAATAAAAAAAAGAATAAAAAGCAAGAAGATAACTAA
- a CDS encoding DUF3104 domain-containing protein → MHEIEEDPLFLRVKSRDTVLVGEDEICKVLSFVGGARDPLAPTLFQVANVDTGEIKFVHGEEVREIVSTYEQEVQQRIEYPTEGPITNILPTVENHEKKIGKKKLSRN, encoded by the coding sequence ATGCATGAAATAGAAGAGGATCCACTATTCCTTCGTGTCAAATCCAGAGACACTGTTCTAGTTGGTGAGGATGAAATTTGCAAAGTTCTCTCATTTGTTGGAGGTGCAAGAGATCCATTAGCTCCCACGCTTTTTCAAGTCGCAAATGTAGATACAGGTGAAATTAAATTTGTGCATGGTGAAGAGGTTAGAGAGATAGTTTCCACTTACGAGCAAGAAGTACAACAAAGAATTGAATATCCGACTGAAGGACCAATAACTAATATACTTCCAACGGTTGAAAACCATGAGAAAAAAATAGGCAAAAAGAAATTGAGTAGGAATTAG
- a CDS encoding DUF1330 domain-containing protein, whose protein sequence is MTKGLWLVTTTVTNPAFAEYVEAFQPWVESVGGSVIAKDMKAETVEGKGGKLGVIIEFPSKQAAVDAFNSSEYQELSKLRWANSTDTNITIIDGGVTH, encoded by the coding sequence ATGACTAAGGGGCTTTGGCTTGTTACTACTACGGTTACTAATCCAGCTTTTGCTGAATATGTTGAAGCCTTTCAGCCTTGGGTGGAATCGGTAGGTGGTTCAGTAATTGCGAAAGATATGAAAGCCGAAACTGTTGAAGGAAAAGGTGGAAAATTAGGTGTCATTATTGAGTTCCCATCAAAACAAGCTGCGGTCGATGCTTTTAACAGTTCGGAATATCAAGAACTAAGCAAATTACGCTGGGCTAATTCAACTGATACAAATATCACCATCATTGATGGCGGAGTAACTCATTAA